In a single window of the Pandoraea pulmonicola genome:
- a CDS encoding sensor domain-containing diguanylate cyclase encodes MRIRHWLYAACVSVGVLVACWVAADRTATSLVGDKLAQSVEAGQTVADRVADGMVHAINTDLAMVRAIPSTLAEVDLLRDVLRPAGGVSSAEVIGRANEFLQGAQGYFGVDRIWVIDPRGVCVAASNFRDMPSPIGRSVAGMPYVTNALLGARFESYAAGWEQQAPGLYFSAPIYRDGALIGVVMTKIGLTRLRHWVGSGESFVTDGNGVVIMANDPRFENRFMLDGKLGSMSFTERMALYQRDDFARMPITQFKRSPGRSNAWVPQELLDRMSAFGDFTKPFVIASRPSSSNDLIVYAVESVDAWEALTRQHAKDFALCFLLYAGGVIIVTLVGWSYWRERVRHREARQSNEELRAANNQLAFEASYDELTGSLTRRYFFHRFDQLLESVQRKNEPMSLIVADLDHFKSINDTYGHAIGDQVLCRFVLVCSSTLRGDDLIGRIGGEEFAILLPGATERDALRVADRIRERCKRESLEGSEPPLRFSASFGITEWQDEDSPMNMVERADMALYRAKRAGRDRCWVF; translated from the coding sequence ATGAGGATAAGGCATTGGCTTTATGCCGCCTGCGTCTCGGTTGGCGTGCTGGTCGCCTGCTGGGTTGCTGCGGACCGGACCGCCACTTCGCTGGTCGGCGACAAGCTTGCACAGAGTGTCGAGGCAGGGCAGACCGTTGCCGACCGGGTGGCCGACGGCATGGTGCACGCCATCAACACGGACCTGGCGATGGTGCGAGCCATTCCCTCGACGTTGGCCGAAGTGGACCTGTTGCGCGACGTATTGCGTCCGGCGGGCGGCGTGTCGAGCGCCGAGGTCATCGGGCGCGCCAACGAGTTTCTCCAGGGCGCACAGGGATATTTCGGCGTCGACCGCATCTGGGTCATCGACCCGCGCGGCGTTTGTGTGGCGGCGAGTAATTTTCGCGATATGCCGTCGCCTATCGGCCGATCGGTGGCCGGCATGCCGTACGTGACCAACGCGTTGCTCGGCGCCCGCTTCGAGAGCTATGCCGCCGGCTGGGAGCAGCAGGCGCCCGGTCTTTACTTCAGTGCGCCGATCTATCGCGACGGCGCCCTCATCGGCGTGGTGATGACCAAGATCGGGCTCACACGCCTGCGTCACTGGGTCGGCAGCGGCGAGTCTTTCGTGACGGACGGCAACGGCGTGGTGATCATGGCCAACGATCCGCGTTTCGAGAACCGCTTCATGCTCGATGGCAAGCTCGGCTCGATGTCCTTCACGGAGCGCATGGCCCTTTATCAGCGCGACGACTTTGCGCGCATGCCGATCACGCAGTTCAAGCGGTCGCCGGGGCGCTCGAACGCGTGGGTGCCACAGGAGTTGCTCGACCGCATGTCGGCTTTCGGCGACTTCACCAAACCGTTCGTGATCGCTTCGCGCCCGAGTTCGAGCAACGACCTCATCGTCTACGCGGTCGAGTCCGTCGACGCATGGGAGGCGCTCACGCGTCAGCACGCCAAGGACTTTGCGCTCTGTTTCCTGCTGTACGCGGGCGGCGTGATCATCGTGACGCTGGTGGGCTGGAGCTATTGGCGCGAGCGCGTACGGCACCGCGAGGCCCGGCAGTCGAACGAGGAACTGCGCGCGGCAAACAATCAACTCGCCTTCGAAGCCAGCTACGACGAACTGACGGGAAGTCTCACACGCCGCTATTTCTTCCATCGCTTCGATCAGTTGCTGGAGAGCGTTCAGCGCAAGAACGAGCCGATGAGCCTGATCGTGGCCGATCTCGACCATTTCAAGTCGATCAACGACACATACGGCCATGCCATCGGCGATCAGGTGCTGTGCCGCTTCGTGCTCGTGTGTTCGTCGACGCTGCGCGGCGACGACCTGATCGGCCGCATCGGCGGCGAGGAGTTCGCGATTCTGCTGCCCGGGGCGACCGAGCGCGATGCGCTGCGTGTGGCCGACCGGATTCGCGAGCGTTGCAAGCGCGAGTCGCTCGAAGGCAGCGAGCCGCCGTTGCGCTTCTCGGCGAGCTTCGGCATCACCGAGTGGCAGGACGAGGACTCCCCGATGAACATGGTCGAGCGCGCGGACATGGCCCTGTATCGAGCCAAGCGCGCGGGCCGCGATCGGTGCTGGGTGTTTTAA
- a CDS encoding DUF3717 domain-containing protein: MKANYSIAEIEQAINYWTRRQAADSHWALCPSARVLADVYGEMIYRHETSIAADALDEPQSQAIETALHQMELGLAS, encoded by the coding sequence ATGAAAGCCAACTACTCCATCGCCGAAATCGAGCAGGCGATCAACTACTGGACACGACGTCAGGCTGCCGACAGCCATTGGGCGCTGTGCCCGTCCGCGCGCGTGCTGGCCGACGTCTACGGCGAAATGATCTATCGCCACGAGACGAGCATCGCGGCCGACGCCCTCGACGAGCCGCAGAGTCAGGCCATCGAGACCGCGCTGCATCAGATGGAGCTTGGCCTCGCCTCCTGA
- a CDS encoding putative bifunctional diguanylate cyclase/phosphodiesterase: MAEPSTTGARRGRWTTSYRSIVAILIFGFLILVLVWTAVLWRVSIEHRAILRDTAASASTVAAALEQQTLRAIRQVDQITRFVKYEYEHGHRNFDLKESLAAGVVPERFMVLVSLADANGNVIAATMPGSAGVNIADREHFRVHVDEAGDRLFISHPVFGRVSRKWVLQFTRRINDAEGRFDGVVVVSLEPSYFTTDFYTNAVLGQSGQIAVIADDGALLARSTGASVAITGTGELPPFLAEQRSSGVQRDPIDGVERIVAYRHLRDYPLAVQVGLSMDEELAEYRHVERVYLTMATFVSVALVVFFALIAYLMQRLIGRDQQLTRLISYDPLTELPNRYAFMEALRRALSDPERVGKVALLHMDLDNFKSVNDTLGHTQGDEIIRQAAERFAACMPAAAMLSRFAGDEFTVLLEGEGAQEQAVPLGEAMIAALKAPMVAGGTSFALHASIGVTFWTKLEETEADLIKKADLALYAAKEAGKSVVRVYTQQMTYQAHQLVVWEREMEQALVNGEFFLAYQPIVALGSDCVCGMEALIRWRHPERGVLAAGEFIPLAETTGQIVSIGEFVLTQACRQLAAWRGTPMASLRLAVNVSSVQFWRGDIGELVERLIKEHEIEPNRLELEITESVMIRNPALVELKIQQFKRAGVRIALDDFGTGYSSLSYLTRFPVDTLKVDRSFVESIPDSSRSCLMISNIVNIARSLGIDLIVEGVENERQLEWLRHFVPLAAQGYLFSRPVEIEKMESVIARFGICR; this comes from the coding sequence ATGGCGGAACCGAGCACGACGGGAGCGCGACGAGGGCGTTGGACCACGTCTTATCGTTCTATCGTTGCCATTCTGATTTTCGGTTTCCTGATCCTGGTCCTCGTGTGGACTGCGGTGCTTTGGCGCGTCTCCATCGAACACAGGGCGATTCTGCGCGACACGGCGGCGTCGGCTTCGACGGTTGCGGCCGCGCTCGAGCAGCAGACGCTGCGCGCCATTCGGCAAGTCGACCAGATCACCCGTTTCGTGAAGTACGAATATGAGCACGGCCACCGGAACTTCGATCTGAAGGAATCGCTGGCGGCCGGCGTCGTTCCCGAGCGTTTCATGGTGCTCGTGAGTCTGGCGGACGCCAACGGCAACGTGATCGCGGCCACCATGCCCGGGAGTGCGGGCGTCAACATTGCCGACCGCGAGCACTTTCGGGTACATGTGGACGAAGCCGGCGACCGCCTTTTCATCAGTCACCCGGTCTTTGGCCGTGTCTCGCGCAAATGGGTGCTCCAGTTCACCCGGCGGATCAATGATGCCGAGGGACGTTTCGACGGCGTGGTAGTGGTCTCGCTGGAGCCGAGTTACTTCACGACGGACTTCTATACGAATGCCGTGCTTGGCCAGTCCGGGCAGATCGCCGTGATTGCCGACGACGGCGCATTGCTCGCGCGCAGCACCGGGGCAAGCGTGGCCATCACCGGCACCGGGGAGCTGCCGCCGTTCCTGGCCGAGCAGCGCAGCTCGGGCGTGCAGCGCGATCCCATCGACGGGGTCGAGCGCATTGTGGCGTACCGGCATTTGCGCGACTATCCGCTCGCCGTGCAAGTCGGTTTGTCGATGGACGAAGAGCTGGCCGAGTACCGTCACGTGGAGCGGGTCTATCTCACGATGGCGACCTTCGTGTCGGTCGCGCTCGTGGTCTTCTTCGCGCTCATTGCCTACCTGATGCAGCGGCTCATCGGCCGCGATCAGCAGCTCACGCGCCTGATTTCCTACGACCCGCTCACGGAGCTTCCCAATCGCTACGCCTTCATGGAGGCGCTTCGCCGCGCGCTGAGCGACCCGGAGCGGGTTGGCAAGGTGGCGCTGTTGCATATGGACCTGGACAACTTCAAGAGCGTGAACGATACGCTCGGTCACACCCAGGGCGACGAGATCATTCGGCAAGCGGCGGAGCGGTTCGCGGCGTGCATGCCTGCCGCGGCAATGTTGTCGCGCTTCGCGGGCGACGAGTTCACCGTGCTGCTGGAGGGCGAGGGGGCGCAGGAGCAGGCCGTGCCGCTCGGCGAGGCGATGATCGCCGCGCTCAAGGCCCCGATGGTGGCCGGCGGTACGTCGTTCGCGCTGCACGCCAGTATCGGGGTGACGTTCTGGACGAAGCTCGAGGAGACCGAAGCGGATCTCATCAAGAAGGCCGATCTGGCGCTGTACGCCGCCAAGGAGGCCGGCAAGAGCGTGGTCCGTGTGTACACCCAGCAGATGACTTACCAGGCGCACCAGCTCGTCGTGTGGGAGCGCGAGATGGAGCAGGCGCTGGTCAACGGCGAGTTCTTCCTGGCCTATCAGCCGATCGTGGCGCTGGGCAGCGACTGCGTGTGCGGCATGGAGGCCTTGATCCGCTGGCGGCATCCAGAGCGCGGCGTGCTCGCGGCGGGCGAGTTCATTCCGTTGGCCGAGACGACCGGGCAAATCGTATCGATCGGCGAATTCGTGCTCACGCAGGCATGCCGTCAACTGGCCGCTTGGCGCGGTACGCCCATGGCGTCGCTGCGGCTCGCCGTGAACGTGTCGTCGGTGCAGTTCTGGCGTGGCGATATCGGCGAACTGGTCGAGCGTCTCATCAAGGAGCACGAGATCGAGCCGAACCGCCTGGAGCTGGAAATCACCGAATCGGTCATGATCCGCAATCCAGCCCTGGTGGAATTGAAGATTCAGCAATTCAAGCGCGCGGGTGTGCGCATCGCGCTCGATGACTTCGGAACAGGTTATTCATCGTTATCCTATCTAACGCGTTTTCCCGTCGATACGCTGAAAGTCGATCGCTCGTTCGTTGAATCGATTCCCGATTCGTCACGTTCATGCCTCATGATCTCCAACATCGTCAACATTGCGCGGTCGCTGGGCATCGATCTGATTGTCGAGGGCGTGGAGAACGAACGGCAACTGGAATGGTTGCGCCATTTCGTGCCGCTCGCGGCGCAGGGCTATCTGTTTTCCCGGCCGGTGGAAATCGAAAAGATGGAGTCGGTAATCGCGCGTTTCGGAATTTGCCGGTAA
- a CDS encoding MerR family transcriptional regulator, whose protein sequence is MDHVALPPIPAKRYFTIGEVSELCGVKPHVLRYWEQEFTQLRPVKRRGNRRYYQHHEVLLIRRIRELLYEQGFTINGARNRLEADAPRGGRAAGGATGGAAAGALPDAPGATAGVDVADLRRRLEAVIELLKP, encoded by the coding sequence ATGGATCACGTTGCCTTGCCGCCGATTCCCGCCAAGCGTTACTTCACCATCGGTGAGGTGAGCGAGCTGTGCGGCGTCAAACCGCACGTGTTGCGCTATTGGGAGCAGGAGTTCACGCAACTGCGTCCGGTCAAGCGGCGCGGTAACCGGCGGTACTACCAACATCACGAAGTCCTGCTGATCCGGCGTATTCGGGAACTGCTCTACGAGCAGGGCTTCACCATCAATGGGGCGCGCAACCGGCTCGAAGCCGATGCGCCGCGCGGAGGGCGTGCCGCGGGCGGCGCCACTGGTGGCGCGGCCGCGGGGGCCCTGCCCGACGCGCCGGGGGCCACCGCCGGAGTCGACGTGGCCGATCTGCGCCGCCGCCTCGAAGCCGTCATCGAACTGCTGAAACCCTGA
- a CDS encoding integration host factor subunit alpha, whose product MNEMNPGEFEAMLEAQRIALGRGEVNDVANEAPTLTKAELAELLFEHVGLNKREAKDMVEAFFESIRDALESGDSVKLSGFGNFQLRDKPQRPGRNPKTGEAIPIAARRVVTFHASQKLKSMVESGVLSK is encoded by the coding sequence ATGAACGAAATGAATCCTGGTGAATTTGAAGCCATGCTCGAGGCGCAGCGCATCGCGCTGGGCCGTGGCGAAGTGAACGATGTCGCGAACGAAGCGCCGACGCTGACCAAGGCCGAACTGGCCGAACTGCTGTTCGAGCATGTTGGTCTGAACAAGCGCGAAGCGAAGGACATGGTCGAGGCGTTCTTTGAATCGATCCGCGACGCGCTGGAGTCGGGCGACAGCGTCAAGCTCTCCGGCTTCGGCAACTTCCAGTTGCGCGACAAGCCGCAGCGGCCGGGCCGGAACCCCAAGACCGGCGAGGCCATTCCGATTGCCGCGCGTCGCGTCGTCACTTTCCACGCCAGCCAGAAGCTCAAGTCGATGGTGGAATCTGGCGTGCTGAGCAAGTAA
- a CDS encoding rubredoxin, with the protein MPVPYNADRASFPVIDAMTTTLDAPTEYKSWICLICGWIYNEAEGAPDDGLAPGTRWADVPTDWRCPECDVSKEDFVLSEF; encoded by the coding sequence ATGCCGGTGCCTTACAATGCGGATCGCGCAAGTTTCCCTGTGATCGACGCCATGACCACCACGCTGGACGCCCCCACTGAATACAAGAGCTGGATCTGCCTGATCTGCGGCTGGATCTACAACGAAGCCGAAGGCGCGCCGGACGACGGCCTCGCACCCGGTACGCGCTGGGCCGACGTGCCCACCGACTGGCGCTGCCCCGAATGCGACGTCTCCAAGGAAGACTTCGTACTCTCCGAGTTCTGA